In the genome of Rubrivirga marina, the window CACGCAGGCCGACGCCGCGACGAGCCCTCCGCGGTGCCGGGCGGCGAACCACGCGGCGCGACGGGTGAAGCTGACACCGACCCCGGCGGGAGGACGCCCGTTCGACACCCGGCGCACGTCGACGTGAAGGGCGTCGGCCGAACCGTACCGCTGATCCGGGTCGGGGTCGATGGCCCGCTCGACGATGGCGTCGATGGCCCAGCGCCCCTGGCGGCTCAAGTCGAGCTCGACCACCCTCGAGGGTGGGGCGCATCCGTCGAGCGGCCGGCGGCCGGTCAGGAGCTCGTAGAGGAGGGTGCCGAGGGCGAACACGTCGGTCGCCGTCGTCGTCTCCGCGGCCCGCCCCGCTCCCGCAGGGAGGGCCTGCTCAGGGGCAGCGTAGGCCGGCGTCATCGGCCGGAACCCCGGCCCGGTCGTGTCCCCTCCCCTGCCCCACGAGGTCCCGAAATCGCGGTCGTCGAGGGGCTTCGCGACGCCGAAGTCGAGAAGGTGGACGCGGCACTCGCCGTCGGGCCCCCTCGATGCGACGACGTTCGACGGTTTGATGTCGCGGTGGACCACGAGGTTGGCGTGGGCGTGGCGGACGGCGTCGCAGAGGATCGCGAAGGCCCCGAGCCGCTCCGTCGGACTCAGCGAGTGCGCCCTGGCGAAGTCCGTGATCGGGGCGCCGCGCACGTACTCCATCGCGAAGAACGGCCGCCCGTCCTCCGTCGCTCCGGAGCCGAGGAGCTTGGGGATCGACTCGTGTCTGAGCGCCGCGAGCTGGCGCTGCTCCCTCGCGAACCTCGCGCGTGCGTTGGGGGCCGTCGAGGTCAGCACCTTGACGGCCGCTCGCTGACCCGTCCTCGGATCGTCGGCGAGGTACACGGCCCCCATCCCGCCCTCCCCCACTTTGCGCCGGACCACGTAGCATCCGGCCTGTGTTCCTATGAGGTCGCCGGACGTTCGGGGAGACGGGCGGGCAGCGAAATCGTCAGAAGAGCGAGCTTCGTTCGGGTCGAGTGCCTGGGCACTATGGTTTGAAAGTGCCTGGGCACTCACTTTATAGTCGCCCGCACCTTGTCCCCCTACCGATCGGTCCCCCGTCTGTCCCCAGTCGGCCGCCTCGAAGAGGTCCTCGACTCCCCGGCGAACGGGACCGGGCGGCATCCGTCCGATGGCCGAACGGCGCTCCTCCTCGGGGAGTGCGAACACATCGTCGAAGGACTGCTCTACGTCCTCCCAGTGCTCCGCGAGCCAAGAAGCCGCGTCGGTGGAGGAGCCGTCACCTCGTGAGACGGGGGGCGTCTCGTCGTCGTCGCTCATAGCCCTCGTCTAGGGATCGGGACGCCGTCTCCAACGCCCGAAACGGGGGCGGCGGGCCGCGTCGTTCAGTCGAGAGGGGTGTCCGGCCGGAGGAGGACCCCGAGGAGCCCGCGGGCCTTCGTCAAGTCCCGCTCGACCGTCCGGAGCGGGACCCGGAGCGTGGCCGACACTTGACCGACGGTGAGCCCGACCTCGAAGCGGAGCCGGACCACCTCCCGGAGCCGGGGCGACACTTGGCCCAGGCGGTCGAGGACCGCCCCGAGGTCGATGGCGCCGTGGACGACCGACTCAGGGTCGGCGTCTACGTCCGAGGGCAGACGCTCCTCCACGAGCGTCTCCCGGACGGCGGAGCCCCAACGCTTCTGCCGGTTCCGCGCGCGGGCTCGGGCGACGACCACGTGGTTCATCTCGCGGTAGACCCGGCCCATGTGGGCGTCGGGGTCGTCGCGGACCTCGTCGGGAAGCCGGAGGTACGCCTCGTGCGCCAGCCCGGTCGGCCCCACGGTGCACACGCGCTCCCGCCGGTGGACCCGGTCGGCGACCTCTCGGAGTCTCTGGTAGACGTCGGGGGCGGTCCGCTTACGGCCGTGGAGGAGGGGGACCCTCCGGGTAGCCGAGTCCTCGTCGCGCCTTGGGGTGTCGTGCTGCTGGGCCATCTGTAGGGGCGGGGCGGGCCGTATTCGCGTGGTTCAATTTGTAATACGCCGGTGCTCGGGTCAAGCCCGACAGAGCATTTCCTTCACCGATTGTGCACAGTGGACCGACGATGGCTCCTCCGCCCGAGGACGTACCGGCCGTGGAATCAGTCCTCTACGAGGAGCGCGCGGAGCCTGGATCTGATGTCGGAGACGGGTCCTACGTACCGCGAATCGATCGACGTTCGGACTCGGCTGGAGTGGAGCCAGTATTCGCCCGGACCGAGGACGTGCTCTCCCAGACGCGGGACGAGCGGACGGCCTGCGCGATCACGGAAGAGGGGGGCGCTGTTCGGGAGCCGAGTGCCGCTGACGGAGACGCCCGCGCTGTCTACGACGACCCGGTCTCCAGGGAGCCCCGCGATCTCCTTCCCGAGCGGGATGACCCCGCCGGGGCACGCCCCGTTCGGGAGGTAGTCGGCGACGGCTTCGGCGGCCTCTTGGTCGGGGCACGCCTCGACGAGGACGCCGGTCCGGGCGTCGGACGGGTCGAAGTCGGAGGCGAGGTAGAGCCCGCGGGGGAGGCTGTCGGTGTAGTTGAACCGGACGCCGACGGCGTGGGCCGCAATGGCGACGGCGAGGAGTACGGCCCCCAGCCCCAGCGACGCGCGCGCGACCGTCCCGAGCCGACCGCTCACGCCTCCCCGCCGAAGCCGAACGCCCGAAGCGCGTTCTCCACGATCTCGCTCATGTCCGAGCCGCGTGAGTCGTCGCCGCTCGCCCCGGCCACCTTCACCTCCTTGTGGATGGCGGGATCGATGTACGAGGTCATCTTCCGCTTCTCGCCTCCCTTGTGCAGGTAGAGCCCGTTTCCGAGGTAGTTGCCTCGGTTAGGCGTGGCCTTCTTTCCTTTCGAACTGGAGCCTTTGGTGCCGCCCTTCGAGGGCTTCTTGGCGGCAGCGCGCTTCGCTGGGGCCGGGGCGGGCTCGGTCGGCGTTGCCCGGCTGGCCGGGGGGGGCGAGCGGTCCGTCCGCTCCGGCGTCGTGGTCGGGCGGCGGGGCTGCGTGAGCATCCCCAGGAAGTCGATCTTGCGTTCGTCGTCAGCCATGATTCGGTGCTGCTGGAAATGGGGGAGGGGGCTACGCTGTGGCCTGGACCGGGAGGGCGAGGGAGCCGCGCTGGACGAGCGCGTCGAGTACCGCTCGGTAGTCCTCGGCGAGTCGGCCGTCCGGGCGGTACTCGACGGCCGTGAGCGCGCGGGCGTACGACCGGCTCGCGGCCGAGCTTGTGCGGACGGGGGGGAGGACGGCGCCCTCGGGGTACTCCCCGAACGCCTCGTGGAGCACGCCGAGGAACTCCGCCGTCTCCGAGTACCGGGCGTCGACGGCGCACGGGAGGTAGAGCACGCGGGGGACCTCGCCGAGCGCGCCCTCGACGGCGTCGACCATCCGGCGGAGCCGGACGACCCCGCGCATCGAGAGCGACGAGAGCGTGACGGGCGCCACGATGAGGTCGGCGCCCGCGACCGCGTTGAGGCTCAGCCGGCCGATGGCCGGGGGGCAGTCGACCACGCAGAGGTCGTAGCGGTCGGCCTTCCGGACGCCGCTGACGAGCGTCCCGACGGCCCAGAGGTCGCCGGTCTCGGCGATGGACTCCTCGAAGAGCGTGAGCCCCTCCGTCGCCGCCAGCACGTCGACGCGGCCCGAGCCCGGTCCGAGGGCGCCGGGCTCCCGGCCGGTCCGGACGACGTCGGCCCACCGGGCCTCGCCGGAGAGGACGTCGCTGAGCCCGGGGCTCGGGGGATCGCTCCCCAGGAACAGCTCGGTGGCCGACCCCTGCGAGTCGAGGTCGACGACGAGGACGGACGCCCCGCGCTCGGCCGCGACGGCGGCGATGGTGACGGCGGAGGTCGTCTTTCCGACGCCGCCCTTCTGGTTCGTGAACGCGATCGTCTTCATGGGGCCGGGGGGAGGGGAGTGCAAAGGTACTAGTGCTCAGGCACTTTTCAATAGTGCTCAGGCACTTTAACAAGTGCCTGAGCACTCACAGGAAGTCGTACAAGCGGGCCGTCAGGTCGAGACTGGATGCGGGGGCGGTCATCGAAGGGGGGAGGTGCCCGTGTAGGCCCCTGGCGTGCCCGCTGCTGCGAGCAAGTACGCCCCGAGTGTTTCCGGTCGGGCGGGGAGGGGGGCGCGGCGAGAGGGCCTGTAGAGCCTCGGACGCTGGGGCACGCAGGCCAGCGAAAGGCCAGGAGGAGAGGCGTCCGGTCTGCGTGGGAACGGGCGCACAGGGGGGAGCGCCGTTCCCACTCACCCTGACGAACTCATGACCCTCTTCGACCGACCAGAGCCCGACGTTCCCACAGCTCTCGGCGCGCCCCGCCCCGAACGGCTCGCCCGTCTCGTCGAGTCCGCGCTCGCTTCGTCCCGCTCGACAACGCCCGCTGACCTCTTCGCGCTGGCGGCCGACGCCTTCGGCGGGACGCTCTCCGAGGGCGCCTTCTCGCCCCGCGACGCCTACGACGCCGCCGAGTTCGGGCTCCACCTCCACCTGCTCCGGCTCAGGCTCCCGCTCGGGGACGACCCCGCCGCCGCGCTCGCTGAGGTCGAACGACTCTCGGGCCTCCTGCCGAGCCAGACGCGCCGGACGACGGCGCAGAACGACTACCAGCAGTTCTCGACGCCCGCCGCCTACGCCGCGCTGTGCGCGTGGGTGAGTGGAGTGGGGGAGGGGGACCGTGTGATCGAGCCCTCAGCTGGGACCGGCGCGCTCTGCGCGTTCGCACTCGCGGCGGGCGCCTCGGTTCATGCCAACGAACTGTGTGGTCGCAGGGCGGACCTCCTGGCATCGCTCCTCGCGGAGGCCGGTCAGGACCCGAGCCGGACCCT includes:
- a CDS encoding class I SAM-dependent methyltransferase gives rise to the protein MTLFDRPEPDVPTALGAPRPERLARLVESALASSRSTTPADLFALAADAFGGTLSEGAFSPRDAYDAAEFGLHLHLLRLRLPLGDDPAAALAEVERLSGLLPSQTRRTTAQNDYQQFSTPAAYAALCAWVSGVGEGDRVIEPSAGTGALCAFALAAGASVHANELCGRRADLLASLLAEAGQDPSRTLTRENADHLDAILPPGVRADVLLMNPPFSQTAGRLGHRRVPTVGTDHVLQALRRLDEGGRLVAVLSAGVRRGKPTHRAFFGAVDRNPFRLRADVEVGEAVYRPYGTSVRTRVLVVDRVSGGESSGRGDRIEVAVETLADAAAALTPARRAVTLRVD
- a CDS encoding ECF-type sigma factor; the encoded protein is MAQQHDTPRRDEDSATRRVPLLHGRKRTAPDVYQRLREVADRVHRRERVCTVGPTGLAHEAYLRLPDEVRDDPDAHMGRVYREMNHVVVARARARNRQKRWGSAVRETLVEERLPSDVDADPESVVHGAIDLGAVLDRLGQVSPRLREVVRLRFEVGLTVGQVSATLRVPLRTVERDLTKARGLLGVLLRPDTPLD
- a CDS encoding S26 family signal peptidase produces the protein MSGRLGTVARASLGLGAVLLAVAIAAHAVGVRFNYTDSLPRGLYLASDFDPSDARTGVLVEACPDQEAAEAVADYLPNGACPGGVIPLGKEIAGLPGDRVVVDSAGVSVSGTRLPNSAPLFRDRAGRPLVPRLGEHVLGPGEYWLHSSRVRTSIDSRYVGPVSDIRSRLRALLVED
- a CDS encoding ParA family protein, whose product is MKTIAFTNQKGGVGKTTSAVTIAAVAAERGASVLVVDLDSQGSATELFLGSDPPSPGLSDVLSGEARWADVVRTGREPGALGPGSGRVDVLAATEGLTLFEESIAETGDLWAVGTLVSGVRKADRYDLCVVDCPPAIGRLSLNAVAGADLIVAPVTLSSLSMRGVVRLRRMVDAVEGALGEVPRVLYLPCAVDARYSETAEFLGVLHEAFGEYPEGAVLPPVRTSSAASRSYARALTAVEYRPDGRLAEDYRAVLDALVQRGSLALPVQATA